In one Candidatus Rickettsiella isopodorum genomic region, the following are encoded:
- a CDS encoding YfhL family 4Fe-4S dicluster ferredoxin, translating to MALLITDDCINCDVCEPECPNDAIIQGEFIYEIKFHQCTECVGHFDAPQCVEVCPVACIVVNPDHKETREQLLLKYQDLVKVAEVK from the coding sequence ATGGCTTTATTAATAACCGATGATTGTATCAATTGTGATGTTTGTGAGCCCGAATGCCCTAATGACGCGATCATTCAGGGTGAGTTTATTTATGAAATTAAGTTCCATCAATGTACAGAGTGTGTGGGTCATTTTGATGCCCCGCAGTGTGTTGAGGTTTGCCCGGTAGCTTGTATCGTCGTTAATCCTGACCATAAAGAAACCCGTGAACAATTGCTATTGAAGTATCAGGACTTAGTAAAAGTTGCTGAAGTGAAATAA
- the coaD gene encoding pantetheine-phosphate adenylyltransferase: protein MKIKVIYPGTFDPMTNGHLDLVQRAARLFETVIVAVAKNPSKVPAFSVDERIHLAKQALNDLNNVQVHGFDGLLINCAKEYNAHVILRGLRAVSDFEYEFQLASMNRKMMPNLETLFLTPAEQHSFISANLVREIAGLGGDVAQFVPAVVAEALQTKFKQTKC, encoded by the coding sequence ATGAAAATCAAAGTAATCTATCCCGGAACTTTTGATCCGATGACCAATGGCCATCTTGATTTAGTGCAACGTGCTGCACGTTTGTTTGAAACTGTTATCGTTGCGGTGGCGAAGAATCCGAGTAAAGTACCGGCTTTTTCTGTGGATGAACGCATCCATTTAGCTAAACAAGCGTTAAACGATCTTAATAATGTACAGGTACATGGTTTTGATGGTTTGTTAATCAATTGCGCGAAAGAATATAACGCACACGTCATTTTACGCGGTCTACGTGCAGTTTCTGATTTTGAGTATGAATTTCAATTAGCAAGTATGAATCGGAAAATGATGCCTAATTTGGAAACCTTATTTTTAACTCCGGCCGAGCAGCATTCTTTTATCTCTGCTAACTTAGTCAGAGAAATTGCCGGTCTCGGAGGCGATGTGGCACAGTTTGTCCCGGCAGTTGTCGCAGAGGCTTTACAAACCAAATTTAAACAAACAAAATGCTAA
- the ubiA gene encoding 4-hydroxybenzoate octaprenyltransferase, producing the protein MNYLPRWRAYIALLRLHQPIGIFLLLWPALWALWIASAGAVDFKILALFIIGAVLTRSLGCVMNDIADRNLDGFVARTQHRPLATGAVSLKAAVLILLVLSLLAFLVVYQLNDLTIELAGIAVVMMAIYPFTKRYIEWPQLFLGIVFGAWSILMAFAAETGKIPAIAWLLFLAAYGWCVAYDTIYAMVDRDDDRRVGIKSSALALGQREVVFIAILETVFVLLLSLIGFYLKVYWVYYVMLVLVVALLIYQHFLIKDRKPEACFKAFLNNAWIGGLIFLGFFFGLPKI; encoded by the coding sequence ATGAACTACCTACCACGTTGGCGAGCTTATATTGCGTTGCTTCGATTGCATCAACCCATAGGGATATTTTTATTATTGTGGCCTGCGTTATGGGCGTTATGGATTGCGAGTGCGGGCGCCGTAGATTTTAAAATCCTTGCTTTATTTATAATCGGTGCGGTGCTAACACGATCACTCGGTTGTGTGATGAATGATATTGCGGATAGAAATCTGGATGGTTTTGTGGCAAGAACGCAACATCGACCGTTAGCGACCGGTGCGGTGAGTTTGAAAGCAGCGGTGCTTATATTACTTGTTTTAAGCTTACTAGCGTTTCTTGTGGTGTACCAATTGAATGACTTAACCATAGAGCTGGCCGGAATCGCCGTGGTCATGATGGCTATCTATCCGTTTACCAAACGCTATATTGAATGGCCACAATTATTTTTAGGGATCGTATTTGGCGCTTGGTCCATCTTAATGGCTTTTGCTGCAGAAACCGGGAAAATACCGGCTATTGCTTGGTTATTATTTTTGGCCGCTTATGGTTGGTGTGTTGCTTATGATACCATCTACGCCATGGTGGATAGAGACGATGACAGGCGCGTGGGCATTAAATCCAGTGCGCTGGCATTGGGTCAGCGTGAAGTGGTTTTTATTGCCATTTTAGAGACAGTCTTTGTTTTATTATTAAGCCTTATCGGCTTCTACTTAAAGGTGTATTGGGTTTATTATGTGATGTTGGTGTTAGTAGTGGCTTTATTGATCTATCAACATTTTTTAATTAAAGATCGAAAACCTGAAGCGTGTTTTAAAGCTTTTTTGAATAATGCTTGGATAGGTGGTTTAATATTTTTAGGATTTTTTTTCGGTCTCCCTAAAATATGA
- a CDS encoding outer membrane beta-barrel protein, with the protein MLKKIRTTICSQALDFWQGIVKMKRPECINNPKDCELNDNTDKNSMVKRILFIFSGCFPLVASASIPGFYLLGQLGTADTHQEATNAAAQSINSKMAFTGRIAGGYQFNQNVAFEMGYTRFSDVDFSGVGGVPGQNVSLREKAIDFMAKPMLPISSNVNLYAKLGLAYLKANGSALVNGRNYLGYSDSWNPSFGLGLSYDITPFVPLDLAWTRIQGVGGGNSLPSTDFYSIGLAYYFG; encoded by the coding sequence ATGTTGAAAAAAATCAGGACTACGATTTGCTCACAGGCATTGGATTTTTGGCAAGGCATCGTGAAAATGAAGCGACCGGAGTGTATTAATAACCCTAAAGATTGCGAGTTAAACGACAATACAGACAAAAATTCAATGGTTAAGCGTATACTTTTCATTTTTTCAGGTTGCTTCCCTTTAGTAGCTAGTGCGTCTATTCCTGGATTTTATCTCTTAGGTCAACTCGGCACAGCCGACACACACCAAGAAGCAACTAATGCCGCTGCGCAATCTATTAATAGTAAAATGGCTTTCACCGGCCGCATCGCTGGCGGTTATCAATTTAATCAAAACGTCGCTTTTGAAATGGGTTACACGCGGTTTTCTGATGTTGATTTTTCCGGCGTCGGTGGTGTACCCGGCCAAAACGTTTCTTTAAGGGAAAAAGCTATTGATTTTATGGCTAAACCGATGTTACCTATTTCGAGTAATGTCAATCTTTATGCCAAATTAGGTTTAGCCTATCTTAAAGCAAATGGTTCTGCTCTCGTCAATGGTCGGAATTATCTAGGTTATTCCGATAGCTGGAATCCCAGTTTCGGTCTCGGTCTTAGCTATGATATTACACCGTTTGTACCGCTCGATTTAGCATGGACACGCATCCAAGGTGTCGGTGGTGGTAACAGCCTACCCAGTACCGATTTTTATTCGATAGGTTTAGCGTATTATTTTGGTTAA